A stretch of DNA from Triticum dicoccoides isolate Atlit2015 ecotype Zavitan chromosome 2A, WEW_v2.0, whole genome shotgun sequence:
aagaacagatgtcttcttagTAAGTGGCTATGGAAGCTCTCTTCTGAGACTGATGCCACGTGGGCGCAAATCCTTCGCAGCAAGTACCTACAGACAAAAACCTTGTCCCAGGTCACAGTCAGGCCAACTGACTCGCCTTTTTGGAAAGGActgatgaaagtcaaacaatccttgtttaataggacaaagtttgttATTGGCAATGGCGTTAGTACgcgcttctgggaggatacttggctcggccagaaacccttggccattcaatatccgtctttatatcgtattgttcaacgacgtgaggtgttcgttgcAATGATATTTCAATCTACCCCCCCCCTTAATATTTAGTTCAGATggtcgctagcgggcaatcgttgggaagaatggctccgtctagttaggaggctgatggaggttcagctttctcaacaacccgatgaattacgctggaaactgactaggtctggagtattcacagttaaatcaatgtatattgatgttattaattcgaactccattcctacCTCCAAGCATGTTTGGGTTGTCAAAGTTccattgaaaataaaagtgtttatgtggtttgtccataaacaagttattttaaccaagaacaacttgataaagcgtaattggacaggaccgactaggtgtagtttctgtgatcgggatgagacgatcaaacacctctttcttgattgcccgttggccaaagtcTTTTGGCGGACGATCaacattgcttttaatattactccaccgaattttgtcaacacgttatttgggacatggcttaatgggattgagcctgacttagcgagacatattcgtGTTGGAGTTTGCCCTTTGCTatggactatctggaattgcagaaatgatttggtttttaacagaatatcaCGTATTCACTTTTTACAGGTTATTTTCCGAGCCACGGCAGTGATccattcgtggtcgctactcactccgatggaggtcatggagcatttggttactggatctatccgttgggagatggtagctcgggataacttcaaccggtttggatggcggtcatgtaataggataggcaattagtttacctatctatctttagccagccggttgtggcgtcttttcTTGGCTAGTTTGTGTTTCTAGCCTGTTTTGGCTCTTTGTGAGCTTTCTTTTCAGTTTTTACAGTTGGAGACTTTGAAACCTTGTTGAAAACTttttatttggttaataagatggccgtatgcatcactctgatgcagaggccggggagacccctttttgaaaaaaataatcttTGAAGGATTATATTCCATCTTCTTCCATGCGTACGCGAACTGAACTCTTAACACTTTTGGCATAGGTACCCTGTTCCTGCTGAATACATAAGGGAGGCGTATGTCACGAACCTGCAGCGCCATCCCGTTGCCCTTGGCTCAATCTCCCACCTTTTGCCATGGGAGACACCGTCGGCTCTTCTCCGGCTAAGCAGTGCGTGCCGGAGACGTGGTGGACGAGTTTTATGAAGGGCGACACTGCGGCGCACAGTTTCCAGGTCACGGGCTTCTCTCTGCTCGACGGCATGGGCGGCGGCAACTTGGTCTCGTCGAGCACGTTCAGAGTCGGCGACTGCGAGTCGGACATCACCTTCTACCCAGATGGGTGGAAGGTGGACGGAGGTGCCCACGCCTCAGCCTTCTTGCGTCTGTGCAAAGGAGAACCAGGGTTGCCAAAAATGCTACACTTACGGCATTCTAGTAGGGACTGGCTTCACGGACTGCCAGGGTTGCAGACCAGCTACACCCTGAGTTTATTGGGCAAGGACGGCCAAGTGTTTGAGCAAGTGAGCCTAGAGCATGTCTTCAAATCCACAGGTACCTTTTGGGGCTATGAGCGCTTCGTCAAGAAGTCCAAGCTGCAACGGTTGGTATCCCGCAATGACGACTGTGTGACGATCAGGTGTGTTTTGACTGTCAAGAGGAAGCATCGCACCGAAGAGGTGCGCGCCTTGACCATCCTAACCCCACCGTCAAATCTGCACGAAGATATTGCAAGGATGTTGAAGGACGAGGACGGCGTGGATGTAGCGTTCGTCGTGGGTGAGAAATTGTTCCGTGCTCATCAACACATTCTGGCGGCACGGTCGCCGGCCTTCAAGGCAGAGCTTTTGGACCCAATGACAAAGGAGGACCCTACAAACCCCGTCAATGTTCATGACATGACGTCCGACATCTTCGAGGCACTTCTTCATTTCATGTACACTGATACACTCCCACATGGTAGCGATCTTGAGAAAACCGGGATATTGTGGCGTTTGTTGGCTGTCGGAGATTGATATGGACTGGACAGCCTGGTGACGATTTGCGAAGGGAAGCTATGCCAAAACATAAACG
This window harbors:
- the LOC119352031 gene encoding BTB/POZ and MATH domain-containing protein 3-like, producing the protein MGDTVGSSPAKQCVPETWWTSFMKGDTAAHSFQVTGFSLLDGMGGGNLVSSSTFRVGDCESDITFYPDGWKVDGGAHASAFLRLCKGEPGLPKMLHLRHSSRDWLHGLPGLQTSYTLSLLGKDGQVFEQVSLEHVFKSTGTFWGYERFVKKSKLQRLVSRNDDCVTIRCVLTVKRKHRTEEVRALTILTPPSNLHEDIARMLKDEDGVDVAFVVGEKLFRAHQHILAARSPAFKAELLDPMTKEDPTNPVNVHDMTSDIFEALLHFMYTDTLPHGSDLEKTGILWRLLAVGD